Proteins found in one Clostridium kluyveri DSM 555 genomic segment:
- a CDS encoding flagellar brake protein, which yields MKCKVEFVINNRIEIDDGGEIYKSNIQDVSEDYIGISVPICNHKYMSLRKGDKVEGIYYEGKNIYKFFTVVIGRKIEKILIIMLRKPEKMELFQRRNFVRVPLIVDILCALIPVEKSLNNLNDQVEVFKACSLDMSGGGMKMIVDASLKDKLKLGDKIMITLPLENNRLDVKGKLVRIHENRENKKLICGVSFINLDRLSREKIIRGLFQIMREHMKKGVKQD from the coding sequence ATGAAATGCAAGGTTGAGTTTGTGATTAATAATAGAATTGAAATAGATGATGGCGGAGAAATATATAAAAGTAATATTCAGGATGTATCGGAAGATTATATAGGCATAAGTGTTCCTATATGTAATCATAAGTATATGTCTCTTCGAAAGGGAGATAAAGTGGAGGGAATATACTACGAAGGGAAAAATATATATAAATTTTTTACGGTGGTTATTGGGCGTAAAATAGAGAAAATACTTATAATAATGCTTAGAAAACCAGAAAAAATGGAACTTTTTCAAAGAAGAAATTTTGTAAGAGTGCCTTTGATAGTAGATATATTGTGTGCATTAATTCCTGTGGAAAAAAGTTTAAATAATTTAAATGATCAAGTAGAGGTATTTAAAGCATGTTCTTTGGATATGAGCGGTGGAGGAATGAAAATGATTGTAGATGCCAGTTTAAAAGATAAATTAAAACTGGGAGATAAAATTATGATAACACTTCCCCTTGAAAATAATAGATTAGATGTAAAGGGAAAACTGGTTAGAATTCATGAGAATAGGGAAAATAAAAAATTAATATGTGGAGTATCTTTTATAAACCTAGATAGATTAAGCAGGGAAAAGATAATAAGAGGACTATTTCAAATAATGAGAGAACATATGAAAAAAGGTGTAAAACAGGATTAA
- a CDS encoding putative manganese-dependent inorganic diphosphatase, translating into MNDIIYITGHSNPDTDSICSSIAYAEFKNKTGLNAIPIRLGDINKETQFVLDYFNVKPQRLMTNVKAQISDLDIDSVNPISPQTSLKTAWSMISKTSVKTLPVVDEEDRLIGIASQSNVTSYYMDIWNANIIEKSGTTLENILDTLSAKCLNTFDENSTFNGKIIVAAMQPESMTAMIEEGDIVICGDRQDAQDAILNCKASLMIITGNHTVDEDIIKKADEMKCTIIVTPFDTFTTSRLIPQSIPVGYVMKKDDILSFKTYDFIDKVREVMLKTRYRSYPVVDSENKVIGNISRYHLISQNKKRVILVDHNEKAQSVQGLEDAEILEILDHHKIGDVKTGSPIYFRNEPVGSTGTIVASRFFENGIRPSQKTAGLLCAAIISDTLLFKSPTSTDLDKMMLKRLSAIAGINPEAFAKEMFKASSSLKGKTPQEILNEDFKTFNISDVKVGVGQVQIMDAEEFKCIRQDVLDFMELKSSEEEFGLIILMVTDLLREGSELIAAGTQKDIVSKAFGVNLIDNGAYVPGILSRKKQVIPPLTAAMSS; encoded by the coding sequence ATGAACGACATTATATACATCACGGGACATAGTAATCCAGATACGGATTCCATATGCTCTTCCATAGCTTATGCAGAATTTAAAAATAAAACAGGTTTAAACGCAATTCCCATAAGATTGGGAGATATAAATAAAGAAACTCAGTTTGTTCTAGATTATTTTAACGTAAAGCCCCAAAGGTTAATGACAAATGTTAAAGCTCAGATTTCAGATTTAGATATCGATAGTGTAAACCCTATCTCTCCACAGACCTCTTTAAAAACCGCATGGTCCATGATAAGTAAGACCAGCGTAAAGACTCTTCCTGTTGTGGATGAAGAGGATAGGTTAATAGGAATTGCATCTCAATCAAATGTGACCTCTTATTATATGGATATATGGAATGCCAATATAATAGAAAAAAGTGGTACCACTCTTGAGAACATATTGGATACTCTTTCAGCTAAGTGTCTAAATACCTTTGATGAAAACTCCACATTTAACGGAAAAATTATAGTTGCTGCCATGCAGCCTGAAAGCATGACGGCTATGATAGAAGAAGGAGACATAGTAATATGCGGTGACAGACAGGATGCACAGGATGCAATACTAAATTGCAAAGCTTCTCTTATGATAATAACAGGTAACCACACAGTAGATGAAGACATCATAAAAAAGGCAGATGAAATGAAGTGTACAATTATAGTTACTCCTTTTGATACCTTTACTACTTCCAGGTTGATTCCCCAAAGTATTCCTGTGGGATATGTTATGAAAAAGGATGATATATTGTCTTTTAAAACTTATGACTTTATAGATAAAGTAAGAGAAGTCATGTTAAAAACCAGATATAGAAGTTATCCCGTAGTAGACTCTGAAAATAAGGTCATAGGAAATATTTCCAGATATCATTTAATCTCGCAGAACAAAAAAAGAGTAATACTTGTGGATCATAATGAAAAAGCTCAATCTGTCCAGGGACTGGAGGATGCAGAAATTCTAGAAATACTGGATCACCATAAAATAGGTGATGTAAAGACTGGTTCTCCTATATACTTTAGAAATGAACCTGTAGGATCTACAGGAACTATAGTAGCCTCAAGGTTTTTTGAAAACGGAATAAGGCCTTCTCAAAAAACCGCCGGACTTCTCTGTGCTGCTATAATTTCAGATACTTTATTATTTAAATCTCCAACTTCTACGGATTTAGATAAAATGATGTTAAAAAGGCTATCTGCTATAGCTGGCATAAATCCTGAAGCTTTTGCAAAAGAAATGTTCAAAGCTTCTTCTTCTCTTAAGGGAAAAACTCCACAAGAAATATTAAATGAAGATTTTAAAACTTTTAATATTTCTGATGTTAAAGTAGGAGTTGGTCAGGTTCAAATTATGGATGCTGAAGAATTCAAGTGCATAAGGCAGGATGTATTGGATTTTATGGAATTAAAATCTTCTGAAGAAGAATTCGGACTTATAATACTTATGGTAACGGATCTATTAAGGGAAGGTTCTGAACTCATAGCTGCAGGTACACAAAAAGATATTGTATCCAAGGCTTTTGGAGTGAATTTAATAGATAATGGAGCTTATGTACCTGGTATTTTATCAAGAAAAAAACAAGTTATACCACCTCTTACTGCCGCAATGTCTTCTTAA
- a CDS encoding calcium-translocating P-type ATPase, PMCA-type has protein sequence MVDERELENGLTQGEAERRLKKYGANLLENKKRISPVKIFLSQFNDFITWILIVATIISGFIGERADAVTILIIVIMNAILGFAQEFKTEKSLEALKELASPTSKVIRSGKLKVINARELVIGDVVLLETGDKIPADCILMSEGNFMVDESILTGESLGVEKSTSGKNNSIYMGTIVVKGKGKAKVVATGMDTEMGKIAGMLQNIEKEKSPLKEKLSSLGKVLVVICIVICIMVTLTGMWRGQDKYQMFLVGVSLAVAAIPEGLTAIVTVALALGVSRMLKRNALVRKLPAVETLGCTSIICSDKTGTLTENKMTVKALYFNGKIHKLEKMSLPENILMKKAFTYCNDSNFDPKKKKVSEALMGDPTETALIKAFFKESKSLKDFLDKGSRIYDIPFDSDRKMMSVIMKEGLKKVCYVKGAPERVINKCKYILDRGQVKLFTAIEKNKALKSVENMSFDALRCIACAYKDKEVYANKSLENNLIFIGVAGIIDPPRSEVKDAVLKCKLAGIRPVMITGDHKNTAFAIGKELNICKSQSEVITGEELDKLNDKQLSGRVNDISIFARVNPGHKLRIVKAFKSKNNIVAMTGDGVNDAPAVKEADIGICMGISGTDVTKEASSMILLDDNFKTIVSAVEEGRVIYNNIRKFIRYLLSCNLGEVLTMFLTSLFYLDTPLLPIQILLVNLATDGLPAIALGVDPPQGDIMKDKPRAKDESIFARGLSEKIIVRGALIGVCTVLAFVVGLYLGFGLKTSRTIALCTLIISQLIHVFECRSEKHSLFEISLFTNIYLLGAVATSIFMLLCILYVPFLQGVFHTSPLGIAQWFIVLFFSGIIAFINGIYLYFK, from the coding sequence TTGGTAGATGAGAGAGAATTAGAAAATGGATTAACTCAAGGGGAAGCAGAGAGAAGACTTAAAAAGTATGGTGCTAATTTACTAGAAAATAAAAAGAGAATATCCCCAGTAAAAATATTTCTTTCCCAGTTTAATGATTTCATAACATGGATTCTTATAGTAGCTACTATAATATCTGGATTTATAGGGGAGAGGGCAGATGCTGTAACTATACTTATTATTGTAATTATGAATGCCATATTAGGATTTGCTCAGGAATTTAAAACGGAGAAATCTCTGGAGGCATTGAAAGAATTGGCATCTCCCACATCAAAAGTGATTAGAAGTGGTAAATTAAAGGTTATAAATGCTAGAGAATTGGTTATAGGAGATGTAGTACTTCTGGAAACAGGAGACAAGATACCTGCAGATTGTATTCTAATGTCTGAAGGTAATTTTATGGTAGATGAATCTATTTTAACTGGAGAATCTTTAGGGGTAGAAAAAAGTACTTCAGGAAAAAATAATTCTATATACATGGGCACCATAGTTGTAAAAGGCAAAGGGAAAGCAAAAGTAGTGGCAACCGGTATGGATACAGAAATGGGAAAGATAGCAGGTATGCTACAGAATATTGAAAAGGAGAAATCCCCTCTTAAAGAAAAACTCTCTTCTTTGGGAAAAGTATTAGTTGTAATATGTATTGTAATATGTATTATGGTAACTTTAACTGGTATGTGGAGGGGACAGGATAAATATCAGATGTTTCTGGTAGGAGTGAGTTTAGCAGTAGCTGCTATTCCAGAGGGGCTTACAGCTATAGTTACAGTTGCACTTGCCCTTGGAGTATCTAGGATGCTAAAAAGAAATGCTTTAGTCAGAAAGCTGCCTGCTGTTGAGACATTAGGGTGTACTTCTATAATATGTAGTGACAAGACGGGGACTCTTACTGAAAATAAAATGACTGTTAAGGCTTTATACTTTAATGGAAAAATACACAAATTAGAAAAGATGAGCTTGCCAGAGAATATTCTTATGAAAAAAGCTTTTACATATTGTAATGACTCTAATTTTGATCCTAAGAAAAAAAAGGTCTCGGAGGCACTTATGGGAGATCCTACGGAAACGGCTCTTATAAAAGCTTTTTTTAAAGAAAGTAAATCTTTGAAGGATTTTTTGGATAAAGGCAGTAGGATTTATGACATCCCTTTTGATTCAGATAGAAAAATGATGTCTGTTATAATGAAGGAGGGCTTGAAAAAGGTATGCTATGTAAAAGGAGCACCAGAAAGAGTAATAAATAAATGTAAATATATATTAGACAGAGGACAGGTAAAACTTTTTACAGCTATTGAAAAAAACAAGGCTTTAAAGTCAGTGGAAAATATGTCCTTTGATGCACTTAGATGTATAGCATGTGCTTATAAGGATAAAGAAGTTTATGCCAATAAGTCTCTTGAGAATAATTTGATCTTTATAGGAGTAGCAGGAATCATAGACCCTCCTAGAAGTGAAGTAAAAGATGCTGTGTTAAAATGCAAACTGGCGGGTATAAGACCTGTTATGATAACAGGAGATCATAAAAATACGGCTTTTGCCATAGGAAAAGAATTAAATATATGTAAAAGCCAAAGTGAGGTTATAACAGGAGAAGAATTAGACAAGCTAAATGATAAACAGCTTTCAGGCCGAGTAAATGATATATCTATATTTGCAAGAGTTAACCCGGGTCATAAGTTAAGAATAGTTAAAGCATTTAAATCCAAAAACAATATTGTGGCAATGACAGGAGACGGGGTAAATGATGCTCCAGCTGTCAAGGAGGCAGATATAGGAATTTGTATGGGCATATCTGGAACAGATGTAACTAAAGAGGCATCTTCTATGATACTATTGGACGATAATTTCAAAACTATAGTATCTGCAGTGGAAGAGGGCAGGGTAATTTATAATAATATAAGAAAGTTTATACGATATTTGCTGTCCTGTAATTTAGGGGAAGTTTTGACTATGTTTTTAACTTCTTTATTTTATTTAGATACTCCGCTGCTTCCTATACAAATATTACTGGTGAATTTGGCTACAGATGGACTTCCTGCCATAGCCCTTGGGGTAGATCCACCTCAGGGTGATATAATGAAGGATAAACCAAGAGCTAAAGATGAAAGCATATTTGCAAGGGGACTTAGTGAAAAGATAATTGTAAGAGGGGCATTGATCGGAGTTTGTACGGTACTTGCCTTTGTAGTAGGTCTTTATTTAGGATTTGGACTTAAAACATCAAGAACTATAGCTCTTTGTACTCTTATAATATCACAACTTATACATGTATTTGAATGCAGATCAGAAAAACACTCTTTATTTGAGATAAGCTTATTTACAAATATTTATCTTTTAGGTGCGGTAGCTACATCTATTTTTATGCTCTTGTGTATACTCTATGTACCATTTCTTCAGGGAGTATTTCATACGTCACCATTAGGCATTGCACAATGGTTTATAGTTTTATTCTTTTCTGGCATAATCGCATTTATTAATGGTATATATTTATACTTTAAATAA
- a CDS encoding AAA family ATPase, with the protein MDRELSKEKIIYNFKLYDIDFAHQDKHDISKTFKFIPEYKEVYEKINMALKINKEGYNIYLIDDFSRDKLENIIEFIKSTMENKNPLKDICYVVVKDVKKPKVLFLTAGKGRELKVMLRKVQKKYFECTYEFYNGSSHREKEILVEELQKERSKLINKILEISNKEGFTLKINENGFNFIPLKQNGEMMNENEYEMLGMKEKENIIDKVNILKNSSEEILDKLKNIELDQIEKIKFIINSYYEKETEDIKKEYLKLFKEDNEALEFLNQACSNIENEIKDIYSISYEDDKENISRIIYRYSVNVLVDNSENKEPPIIFEEDPNVNNLLGSVEYENINGTYTTGVNLIRPGSLLKANGGCLILRVSSLLNNKSAYYYFKKSIISGKIDLNYDRGYLELLSLSGLKPEPIKFSEKIILIGDYNTYDLLYSYDEDFKKIFKIRVEYNALLNINKETKISFLGKVFSICRSNKLHDVDEEGIKELAKFLSRKAEDRDKLFMDDYELERILMISDNRVIKDGRKIITGTDIINTAYEEELIEKRMMDMYKGGQIFIDVTGKVVGQINGLSVINTGYFNFGKPIKITCTCLKGNGDVIDVQKESDLSGKIHNKAINILKGYIKRLTGGYDKCSVDFYLSFEQVYGQIDGDSASVAEVISMISSLSKIGIRQNIAVTGSINQFGEIQPIGGVNEKIEGFFKICKILGGTKGKGVLIPNSNIKSLALKNPVEKEVEKGNFHIYCMSNLKDAVEILMERDYNTVIHTAKRELKKYSSNR; encoded by the coding sequence ATGGATAGGGAGTTGTCTAAAGAAAAAATTATATATAATTTTAAATTATATGATATTGACTTTGCACATCAAGATAAACATGATATAAGTAAAACATTTAAATTTATACCTGAATATAAAGAAGTATATGAAAAGATTAACATGGCATTAAAAATAAATAAAGAAGGATACAATATATATCTTATAGATGATTTTTCTAGAGATAAACTTGAGAATATTATAGAATTTATAAAAAGTACCATGGAAAATAAAAATCCCTTGAAAGATATATGTTATGTGGTAGTAAAAGATGTGAAAAAACCTAAAGTATTATTTTTAACTGCAGGTAAGGGCAGAGAATTGAAAGTTATGCTGAGAAAGGTGCAGAAGAAGTACTTTGAATGTACCTATGAATTTTATAATGGTTCTTCCCACAGGGAAAAAGAAATTCTGGTAGAAGAACTTCAGAAAGAAAGAAGTAAATTGATAAATAAAATTTTAGAAATATCTAATAAAGAAGGATTTACCTTAAAAATCAATGAAAATGGCTTTAATTTCATTCCTTTAAAACAGAATGGAGAAATGATGAACGAAAATGAATATGAAATGCTGGGAATGAAAGAAAAAGAAAATATAATAGACAAAGTAAATATACTAAAAAATAGTTCAGAAGAAATACTTGATAAATTAAAGAATATAGAACTTGACCAAATTGAAAAAATTAAATTTATTATAAATAGCTATTATGAGAAAGAAACGGAAGACATAAAAAAAGAGTATTTAAAATTATTTAAAGAAGACAATGAAGCTTTAGAATTTCTGAATCAGGCATGCAGTAATATAGAAAATGAAATAAAGGATATATATTCTATAAGCTATGAAGATGATAAAGAGAATATATCCAGGATAATTTATAGATATTCTGTAAATGTTCTTGTGGATAATAGTGAAAATAAAGAACCTCCTATAATTTTTGAAGAAGATCCAAATGTGAATAATTTACTTGGAAGTGTGGAATATGAAAATATAAATGGAACCTATACTACAGGGGTAAATCTCATAAGACCAGGGTCTCTTTTAAAGGCAAATGGAGGCTGCTTAATACTTAGGGTAAGCAGCCTTTTAAATAATAAATCAGCTTATTACTATTTTAAAAAATCTATTATAAGCGGTAAAATTGATTTAAACTATGATAGAGGATATTTGGAACTATTGTCTTTAAGCGGGTTAAAACCAGAACCTATAAAATTTAGTGAAAAAATAATACTCATAGGAGATTATAATACCTATGATTTATTATATAGTTATGATGAAGACTTTAAAAAGATATTTAAAATCAGAGTAGAATATAATGCCCTTTTAAATATCAATAAAGAAACAAAAATATCTTTTCTAGGAAAAGTATTTTCCATATGCAGGAGTAATAAACTTCATGACGTAGATGAAGAGGGTATAAAAGAGTTGGCAAAATTTTTGTCAAGAAAAGCTGAGGACAGAGATAAGTTGTTTATGGATGATTATGAGTTGGAAAGAATTTTAATGATTTCAGATAATAGGGTGATAAAAGATGGAAGAAAAATTATAACTGGAACAGATATTATAAATACGGCATATGAAGAGGAATTAATAGAGAAAAGAATGATGGATATGTATAAGGGAGGACAGATATTTATAGATGTAACCGGAAAAGTAGTAGGTCAGATAAATGGTCTGTCCGTCATTAATACAGGATATTTTAATTTTGGTAAACCTATAAAAATAACATGTACTTGTTTAAAGGGTAATGGAGATGTTATAGATGTACAAAAGGAAAGTGACTTAAGTGGTAAAATTCACAATAAGGCTATAAATATTCTTAAAGGATATATAAAAAGGCTAACGGGAGGGTATGATAAGTGTTCTGTAGATTTTTATTTAAGCTTCGAGCAAGTATATGGACAAATAGATGGGGATAGTGCTTCTGTAGCTGAAGTAATAAGTATGATATCTTCACTTTCTAAAATAGGAATAAGACAAAATATAGCGGTAACGGGATCCATAAATCAGTTTGGAGAAATACAGCCTATAGGAGGGGTAAATGAAAAAATAGAGGGATTTTTTAAAATATGCAAAATACTGGGAGGAACCAAAGGCAAGGGAGTGCTTATTCCAAATTCCAATATTAAAAGTCTGGCCTTAAAAAATCCTGTGGAAAAAGAAGTAGAAAAGGGTAATTTTCATATTTATTGTATGTCTAATTTGAAAGATGCAGTGGAAATTCTAATGGAAAGAGATTATAACACTGTAATTCATACAGCCAAAAGAGAACTAAAAAAATATTCTTCAAATAGATAA
- the ychF gene encoding redox-regulated ATPase YchF, whose translation MKLGIVGLPNVGKSTLFNAITKAGAESANYPFCTIEPNVGVVSVPDKRLDVLEKMYSSKKKIPTAIEFYDIAGLVKGASRGEGLGNKFLSHIREVESIVHVVRCFEDENIVHVDGNIDPIRDIETINLELIFSDIEVMDRRIEKIQKLSKSGNKDAKFQHDIMLKVKDHLEKGLPVRTLELSKEEKEFVKDFFLLTTKPVLYVANISEDDLICGNLENEFVKKVKEYAKNENSQVVVISAKIEEELSSLEEEEKLEMLKEYGLCEAGLDKLINASYKLLGLMSFLTAGTPEVRAWTIKQGTKAPEAAGKIHTDIQKGFIRAEIISYDKLIECGSESAAKEKGYYRLEGKDYIMKDGDVVHFRFNV comes from the coding sequence ATGAAACTTGGAATTGTAGGATTACCAAATGTAGGAAAAAGCACTTTGTTCAATGCCATAACAAAGGCAGGGGCAGAATCTGCCAACTACCCTTTTTGCACTATAGAGCCCAACGTAGGAGTGGTAAGCGTCCCAGATAAAAGACTGGATGTACTGGAGAAAATGTATAGTTCCAAAAAAAAGATACCTACCGCCATTGAATTCTATGACATAGCAGGTTTAGTTAAAGGTGCCAGCAGAGGAGAAGGCCTTGGAAATAAATTTTTATCCCATATAAGAGAAGTAGAATCCATAGTTCATGTAGTAAGATGTTTTGAAGATGAAAACATAGTACATGTAGATGGAAATATAGATCCTATCCGGGATATTGAAACTATAAACCTAGAACTTATATTTTCAGATATAGAAGTGATGGATAGAAGAATAGAAAAAATACAAAAGCTTTCTAAAAGCGGAAATAAAGATGCAAAATTCCAGCATGATATTATGTTAAAAGTAAAAGACCATCTGGAAAAAGGATTGCCAGTAAGGACTTTAGAATTATCAAAAGAAGAAAAGGAATTTGTTAAAGATTTTTTTTTACTGACAACAAAACCTGTACTTTATGTAGCCAATATATCTGAGGACGACTTGATTTGTGGAAATTTGGAAAATGAATTTGTTAAAAAAGTTAAAGAATATGCTAAAAATGAAAATTCTCAGGTAGTAGTTATCTCGGCTAAAATAGAAGAAGAACTTTCCTCTTTAGAAGAGGAGGAAAAACTGGAGATGTTAAAGGAATACGGACTATGTGAAGCAGGACTCGATAAATTAATAAATGCCAGCTATAAATTACTGGGACTTATGAGTTTTTTAACTGCTGGAACTCCAGAAGTAAGGGCTTGGACAATAAAACAGGGAACAAAAGCTCCTGAAGCTGCAGGCAAAATACACACTGATATACAAAAAGGATTTATAAGGGCGGAAATTATATCCTATGATAAACTTATAGAATGCGGCTCAGAGTCAGCTGCAAAAGAAAAAGGCTACTATAGACTTGAAGGTAAGGACTATATAATGAAAGATGGCGATGTAGTCCATTTCAGATTTAATGTTTAA
- the rsmH gene encoding 16S rRNA (cytosine(1402)-N(4))-methyltransferase RsmH, whose product MEFKHIPVLLKETIDSLNIKQDGVYVDCTLGGGGHSLEILKRLSDKGKLIAIDQDISAINWSEERLKNFKNIIYVHDNFYNIQQILKELKIDKVDGIIMDLGVSSYQLDEGKRGFSYMKDAPLDMRMNRDSSLSAYEIVNQYNEEELCRIIRDYGEENFSRRISKFIVKAREESPISTTLQLVGIIKKAIPLKFQKEGHPAKRTFQAIRIEVNEELKILDKAVEDGVANLNTGGRIAIITFHSLEDRIIKSKFKMLENPCTCPADFPICICGKKPIVKIVNKKPIVPTEEEKSINPRSKSSKLRIAERI is encoded by the coding sequence ATGGAATTCAAGCATATACCTGTGCTATTAAAAGAAACTATAGATAGCCTAAATATTAAGCAAGATGGAGTCTATGTAGACTGTACTTTAGGGGGAGGAGGCCATTCTTTAGAAATATTAAAGAGGTTATCTGACAAAGGAAAATTAATAGCAATTGATCAGGATATTTCCGCCATTAATTGGTCAGAAGAAAGGTTAAAGAATTTTAAAAATATTATTTATGTACATGATAATTTTTATAATATACAACAAATTTTAAAGGAATTAAAAATTGATAAAGTGGATGGTATAATTATGGATCTAGGAGTTTCTTCTTATCAATTAGATGAAGGAAAACGGGGATTTAGTTATATGAAGGATGCTCCTTTAGATATGAGGATGAATAGAGATAGTTCATTATCTGCTTATGAAATAGTGAATCAGTATAATGAAGAAGAACTTTGTAGAATTATAAGAGATTATGGGGAAGAAAATTTTTCTAGAAGAATATCAAAATTTATAGTAAAGGCAAGGGAAGAATCTCCAATAAGTACCACACTGCAGTTGGTAGGTATAATAAAAAAGGCTATACCTTTAAAATTTCAAAAAGAAGGTCATCCTGCAAAGAGAACCTTCCAGGCCATACGTATAGAGGTAAATGAAGAACTGAAAATACTTGATAAGGCAGTGGAGGATGGTGTAGCAAATTTAAATACAGGAGGAAGGATAGCCATTATAACATTTCATTCTTTAGAGGATAGGATAATAAAATCCAAATTTAAAATGCTTGAGAATCCTTGCACTTGTCCAGCGGACTTTCCTATATGTATATGTGGGAAAAAACCTATTGTAAAGATTGTAAATAAAAAACCGATAGTTCCTACAGAAGAAGAAAAATCTATAAACCCGAGAAGCAAAAGTTCTAAATTAAGAATAGCTGAGAGAATTTAG